In the genome of Candidatus Electrothrix rattekaaiensis, the window CTTACAAGTTGCCTGCTCAAACAGTTCTCCTTCAGCGTAGATATTCTTCAGGTGCATTGTAATGTTCTGAGGTTTCACCTGAAAAAGCTCCGCCATATGGGCCTGGGTCAGCCAGACCGTCTCCTCTTCTAGGCGGACATCAATTTTTATATCACCGCTTGGATTCTGATAAATAAGAAGCTGCGACTTGTCAGGCACCACATCTTTTCTCATCATATACTCTCTCATCTCCTGGCCACATCTGACTGTCTGTCTTGACAGGTAACCCTGCACCGAATTCGCTGTAGAAAAATTATGATATGGCAGAATACCTGAAAAATCCGTTATACTCAATTATGGTTACACAACAAAAAATAGACTGGCACAGACTACTCGGGCTGATCTTCACTGACTTTTTTACCGGTTCGGCCTGGAACGTGGAGCTGGAAAAAGACCTTTCCATGAAAAGGCAGCTACTGGATATCAGCATTCTGTTCTGAACGAAATTCCGCATGCGAAACACAACGCGATCTGGCATCTGTTCAGCGGCATTCCCGGAGAGGTTGAGTTCGCAGCCCGTCAGTACAGAGGAAAAACTCAGGAAATCAGCACCGTGCTGAACAGCCTGTTCGATAATTACAATCTGGAGGGATTCCCTGTGTCTTACACAATGAAAGATTTTCAAAGAGATTATGTTAAAAATCATCTGGGGCTGCTTTCGCCCGATGAAGTGCTTGATAGGTTTTCACCGGATGAGGTGCTGGGCAGGTTTTCACCCGACGATCGTCTGAAAGGACTATCACCGGAAGAAATTCAGCTGTACCTGAAAAAACTTAACGAAAAGGCGAAAAAATAGCGTTTTGTTGACTTGGCAGGAAATTCGAAATTTCCGAATTTCCTATCAACTCTTGACCATATCTGACCGACTTTCCCGCACCGCATCCAGCACCCGCTGAAAGGCAGCCATAGCAAAGGGCTTTGCAAGAAAATCATTCATACCCGCCTCAAGGCAACGCTGCCGATCTTCCTCTGCCACGTTAGCAGTCAGGGCAACAATCCACGGCTGGCGGTCCGCAGCAATCTCTGCCCGGATGCGCTGGGTTGCCTCAAGTCCGTCCATAATCGGCATATTCACATCCATAAAGATCAGATCATAAGCCGCCTCATGCATCTTCTCCAAGGCCTCCTCGCCATTATTGACAATATCCACAGCAAGATCGAACTTCTTGAGAAAAGTACGGATCAGCACCTGATTCCCCGGATTATCGTCCGCTGCAAGCACTCGGAGTTTTTCTTGGTCAACCGGCTCAACAGGCTCGTCTGACTTGATAACTTCTGTTTTTTTCTTGTTATGATAAGACATAGATCCTGTTGTGTTTTTTTTCCGCACAGTCTCCAGCACCCGCTGAAAGGCGGCCATTGCAAAAGGTTTTTCTAAAAAATCGTTCATGCCAGCCTCATGGCAACTCTGTCGGTCTTCTGCTGACACAGCAGCAGTAATGGCAACAACCCACGGCTGGCGATCCGCAGCAATTTCCGACCGGATGCGTCGGGTCGCCTCCAACCCGTCCATAACCGGCATGCTCACATCCATAAACACCAAGTCATAATGCGTTGCACGAATCTGCTGCAAGGCCTCTTCCCCGTTATCAGCAAATTGCGCTACCAGATCAAATTTCTTGAGAAAGGTACGAATCAGCATCTGATTGCCCCGGTTATCATCAGCAACTAAAATATGCAGTCCTGTTATCTTGCTGGACGCAACAACCGTATCAGGCGCATCCTCTTCCTGACAGGGCAAAATAGTTACCCCCCGAACCTGCTTATTGGTTAACGAATGCACAAGCCCTTTCATGGTCAGCGGCTTATTAAGTATTACCGGCTCTGTCCCATTGGGCATGAGTAGTTCATATTCTATTGCATAGATAGGATAGGCCAGTAAAATTGGCGGCCTGGACAAGGTGTTGATGAATTGCTTCAGGCGTTTCCGCCCCAAAATATCCAACCGATCCAAGGCCGTATCATCAAGTAAAAGCATGTCCGGGTGCGGCGACAGATCTGCGGTGGCAAAATGCTCAACCGGGACAGACATGGTGTGGAGACCAAGAAACAGCAAGGGCTTATCCACAGTCCGTTCCAAAGCCGAATTGCAGATAAGCAGGAGAATACGTTGCCCTGAAAATTCTGGATTTGGCAAATCCATCCAGGTTGCAGGCTGTTCTTCAGCAATCTGTAAGGGAATCGTAAAGGAAAAACAGGCCCCTTCTCCAAGCTTGCTCTCCACCGAGATGTGCCCGCCCATGAGCTCGGTCAGTTGCGTACAGATACTCAGGCCCAGACCGGTACCCCCGTATTTACGACTGGTCGAAGATTCTGCCTGCGAAAAGGAACGAAACAGTTTTTTGATATTTTCCTTAGCAATACCGATACCAGTGTCGCGAACACTCCAGGTCAGCAGAGTCCCGCTCTCATCAACCCGAGCCGCGACTTCCACCTCTCCCTTGTCTGTGAATTTTAGACTATTTCCCACCAGATTAAGCAAGATTTGTTCAATACGGGCCGAGTCGCCGACAATCCGGCAAGGCAGTTGCGGGTCTATGTCGGCAATCAGTTCAATGCCCTTAACCCCGGCCTTGGGACTCATCAGGGTCAGAACCTTTTCCACACAGCTGTGCAGCAGAAAGGGGTGCTCATCCAGTTCCATCTTTCCGGCCTCAATCTTGCTGAAATCCAGGATATCATTCACCAGGCGAATCAGACTGTTACCACTGGAGTGAATAATTGAGGCAAAATTATGTTGTTCCTTATTCAATTTGGTATCCAGCAGGATCTCTGCCATGCCAATAATACCGTTCATGGGGGTACGGATCTCATGGCTCATAAAGGCAAGAAAACCTGCTTTAGCTTGGGAGGCTCCTTCTGCTGCCTCTTTGGCCTCACACCAAGCATTTTCTGCCCGGATAATAAAACGGGAAAAGAACCAGGCAAAGAGCACAGAAAAGACAATGCTGAGAACAAGAGAAAGACCGATATTGATCAAAAAACCATGCCGAGCCTCCCGGACCAAGGCATAGGAAGCATCGCGGCGACCGACCAGCACTGCTGCAAAATCCACTGACTCTGCTACATTATAGTTCCCCACAAAACGTGTTCCGGCATAATCAAAGGGTTCCAGTTTAGAGACTCTGGCTAAGGCCCTATGGCGCAGACTGACTTTAATATCATTAACAAAAGGGTAAGGAAGTTTTTTTCCGAGCTTAAACGGTGCCTTGGAGTTGGCATACAGGACTCTGCCCTGCCCATCGGTAATGTAAATTTCCGCAAACTGGTTTTCCATGCCCGAGCCTGCCTCTTCACCAATTTTTTCCAACGCGTCGGATATTCGGAAAACACAGCGTACCTGCACTGTATGCCCGGTGCGATCAACAACAGAAAACTCCATGGGCAGAAAGACCTCAGTACGAAGGTCATACCGGATAAAGACCGGCACACAAACTGCCGTTACTCCGGGCCTGCCTGGAGTACAGGATTCTGTCAGCATCCTGCCGACCCCGTCTGCATCATCAGCAGACAGTCGGGCGATTTCTTGATTTTTCAGGAGATGGAGAGGCACCCCGTCGCGGCGCAATACCACGGCCAACATATCCTCGGACTGATGAAACAAGGTGTCCAGTAAACTATCACGTTCCATTGAATCCGAATTATCAGTAAGGATAGCGGTAAGCTGATCCAGACTTGCCTTCCAGGTCAGCGTGTTGACCTGATTAATCTGAAGCGTGATCTGTTTGGCAAGAAGAGAAAATTCATTATTGAGTGAGCTGGTGAACTGATTTTCCACATTACGGAGCAGCTTCCAGACAATAATACTGTAGGGGAGTATGCCGACCAGCAGGAAAGAAAGAAGGAAGGCATTGAAGAGCATTTTTTTATTCAAGCGGGACAGTCGCATGGAAGACGGTTCCTGCGGTGCAATAGAAGATTCGGGCATTTTCATTCGCTCACACCCTCAGCAGAATATTCAGCAGTATTGCCGAGTATGTCCTGCACCCGAATTTTCCGCACCTTTACAGTCCCGGCTACGCCGGACAGAACAAAGACGCTACCTGCAAAATCGGAACCGTCTTCTTTTCCTTCTCCTGTGCGTTTAAGGGTACCCTTGAAAAGCGTCCCGTTGACCTCAATGATAAAGGAACCGCTACGTGTGGTGCCTGCTCCAGAATCGTTAATCCGGGCAGTCAGCCGGACCACTTCGCCTCCTTTAGTTTTCGTCGGAAAAACATCTTTACGGAGGATTTTCGGCGGTTGCGAATCACGCAGAACAGTCTCCTTCCAAGAACTCCGGTTGCCTGCCAAGTCCTCGACATCAAGCCGCAGTTCGTTAGAACCCTCAGTCAGAGAAACAACTTCCTTAAACCTCCTGTCGGATAACCTGAGAACTCTGTCGTTGAGGGTAATGTTCCCTTCTTCGCCTTCTTCGGAAACCGTTCCGCTCAAAGTAAGCTGCCCATCAGCTGTTGCCTGCACAATATCGTCGACCTGGATTTCAGGAGGATGGAGATCGATAATGATTTGGAGATGCAGCGTTTCTCTTTGTTTGTCTGGGCCGACAGCCTCCACATCAATCGAATGATCCCCTTCGCTGAGATGGAGCAGATGAGTAAAGTCACCGCTGGCCTGTACCGGCTTTTTATTGATCTGTAAACGGGCACCGGGCAGCAGCCGTCCAGAAATTGCCACTTCTTCTGTCTTGCTGATGATTTTCTCCGGGCTGTCAAGCCGGATAAGCTTATTATCCGGCCTGATGCTTACTGTGTACTCAACCGTAGTGTTCTTGCTTGCCTGATGATCTGTAGCCTCGGCCCTGATTACCGTTTTTTTGCCCTTGAGAGGGACTGTATATCGAAAATGTCCGGTACTGTCCGGCCTGACCTCCTGCCCGTTGATCCGTAGCAAGGCCTCTTTTTCCACCTCACCGCGCACTTCAATTTTTTTCTCCGCAGTCGTTATATCCTTGTCTGGAGAGTGCAGCACAAGAAACGGTGGCTGCTTATCAGGATCAACAAAAAAATTCAAGGGTTCTGAATAAGGTCCGAGGCACCCGTCCTGATCAATCGTTTTGATTCTGAAAAAATACATCCCGGCGGCAGGGGCCTCCCACTTAAAGCTTTGTGTTTTGATCTTTTTGGAAAAAATCTGTTCTGTAAACGTTGAGCTGCTGCTGATTTCAATCTGATAATGCTGAGCACCGGCAACCGGCTCCCATGTAATAAGGATCTCTGTCCCATAGAGCCTCTGCTCAGATTCGGGACTGAGGATCTCAGGCGGGGGAAGGAGTGCTTTCGGGGTCGTCGGCTGATACCCAGGAACAATCTTAGTTCCCTGATTTTTTTTCACCGTCACCTGCCCGCCTCCAGAACCGATATCTATTTCACCGTCATAATTCGAAATTCTGGTAACATTTTCCTTGTCACGGGAAGTGAGAAAGTTGAGTGAACGGACATCCGTGGTGATGTCAGGCAGATTCACTTTAAAGCGTTTCTGTTGACTAAGTGAGGCGAGATGGACCAGAATGTCCCCCTCAATCATGGACACGCTGTTGCTGTAGGAAGAGCGAATGATATTCTTTTCCATGCTGCCGATAACGACCAGCGCATGTTCATCCAGAGAGAGCTCACTTTGATCACTGAATGTAATCCGGCAACGTGAGTCTGCCAGGGTGCGGACTCTTTCCCGTTCCTGCAATCTCTGCTGCAGCTCGATTTCCTGCCAACGCGAAGCATCAGGGGGACGATTCTGCACTGTGCCTGATTTGGCGGATAACCATGCTTCTACGGAAGCTGTCTGCGCAATTTTTGCCTTGTTCAGAGCTGTCAAAGCCCCGGCCTCTGCGAGGCTGGCCTGCTCTACGGCCTCCTGTAAATGGCCCTCCTGTTTGAGGTGCTGAGCCTGATCACGCAAGCGGATTGCTTGGGCGATTTCTTTTTCCGCCAGTAGGGCCGCTCCCTCGCGGTTGGCTTGACTGATAAGAGATGCGGCACGTTCAAGATGTCGGTCTAACTTTTTGTACAGCCCCACAGGAATACGCAAAGATGTGCCTGGGGAGGCCGTATCAGGATGTTCAATCCCGTTGCAGCGAAGGATGACCGGCCAAGCATCCCCGTCGCCAAGCAGGCGTTCACTGACCTGCCGCAGGGATTCATCCGCTTTGAGGGTAATTTGAACATCATCAGGCGAACCAGCTGCCAAAACAGCCGTGTCCGGTAGAAAGACTGAACAGAGAAAGAGAACACAGACAAACGGAAGGGGAATATTCTTTTTTTCAGACAGCATCTTGATACTCAAGACAAACCGGTGCCCCATATTATTCCTCTGCGCAACATGTTTATAACGGTCTTCCGACCAACCTCAAATTTTTAATTCATCATCTCAAAAAGTATCAGAATTTGAATCTTATATCAAGGGCGGCAAATTATCGGCAAAATTCAGGTATACCCAGAGACTCCCACAGAGACAGATCACAGCATAGGTAACCCAGGGCGTTTCATGGTGCTCAGGTACAGACTCTCCCTGTTCATGATCAGCTCCATAGGGTGTAATATTATTTAACGACGCTTTCTCAACCATATACCTGGGGCTCCCCTCACAACTCTTTTTATTCTTTCAGAATACTTCCAAAATGGGTAACGAGCATAACCAGAAAAGGATACCCGTCTTTCCAACAGCTCGCAAGGACTTTACCTCTTGTTTCCACCGCAATATTTTCACATCACCTTCCCATACAGTACGAACAAGAACCTTTGATGGGTCTTGGATATCTCTCTCATATCCTTTCTGGACAAACAGAATTCAATTGACAAAGCAGAAACAGCGTCTTAGTCTTGCTTGAAAGCAGATCTTCCCCTTCCCATTTTATCATTCCCCTCTACACAGAAGAAAAGCTAAGCAAGGAATAAATTATGAAGAAAGTTATTATATCATCTCTGCTCATCACCGCCTTTTGCTGCGGCAACGTGTTCGCTTCTGAGGACGTGAGCGGAACTTTTAAAGCGGTTAAGGAATGCGAGGCATACAACTCGTTCAAGAAAAAGACCAATCCCGGTCAGGTTACAGTGAAGAAAGGCAAGACCTATAAAGCGGTTGAGGTCAATAAAGGCAAGGAATGGGACTGGATTCGGGTTGTTGTGGACTCCGCGAAAAATGATCTGCGCTGGGTGTCCAAAGAATGCGGTAAAGCAAAGCTTCAGTCCGCCTCTGACAACGAACAGGAAAAAAAGAATGTCAACAAATGCACCACTCCCAATCTGTATGACAGCTACGTGTTGTCCATGACTTGGCAACCCGGCTTTTGCGAGCATTCTTCGTATCAGGGATCCAAGCCCGAGTGCGATGCCATGATGAAGCAAAACAAGGATAAACTCGTCATATCTCACCTGACCCTGCACGGTCTTTGGCCGAACAAGAGGGAATGCGGTCGCGATTACGCAAACTGTGCCGACACAAAGCTAGATTTAAAAAAATCTACTGTGGAGGAGATCGACGACTGGATGCCGAATTTCTTTTTCTCCACAGCTTTTGGCAGCTACGAATGGAAGAAACACGGCACCTGTCAGGAGCGGGACGATGACACCTATTTTTTGCTGGCAAAGGAGCTCCTGCAACGGGTGGATACATCTGCTATCGGCACCTACCTGCGGGACAACATCGGCGAGACCATCAATGCGGATGCATACAAAAAACATATTGAAAAGAAGTTAGGCAAAGAAGTGGCCGACAGGGTGCAGCTGGTCTGTTCGAAGAAGAAATACCTTCAGGAAATCAGGCTTAATCTGCCCAAGAAGATCGTGGTGGATGATGATATTGCCCAAATGGTTGCCGGGGCCAAGTCCTTTGGAAGCTTCACGTCACGATGCGCCAAGGATATTTATATAGAACGATCCGGCAAGAAGTGATTGGTTTAACATGAAATACCTTGCCTGTTTTCCGTCCCTTGGACGGCGAGCAAGTCTCTGGGAGGTCCAGTGATGACGAAATTACATGTGTTGACGCAAAGATCGGAATCGAAATTATGGGTTTGGCGGGACAAGGCCACCGGTTCCGATTCTGCGCCTGCCTACGATGCCCAGGACAAGGGAAGCGATGCTGACGGATTGCGGTTCTTTGAGGCATCGCTTGATCACCAGATCCATGAACCGGCCCATGCGCAACTCTACACTCTGGACCAAAACCAGAAGTGGGCTTGGAAGGATTGCCATAAGGACCTCCCGCGCATTGGAGAATATCGTTTCCCCGAGGATCTCTGGATGTCCGAAGGGGCAGCACGGGTGGTGAGTGAAAACCCCTTTGCAGGCAGCGGCAGCAAAGAAATTACCATCCATCTCGTCACAGCAAAGAAATATCGAGAAGGGCAACTGTATATCTGGATCCCCGGAAAGGAAGGGCGGGCTGTGCGGTCGACAGAGGAAGACGAATATGGCCCCGTCTATACAGTTAAGCTCACAGAAGAGGAGCAGCATATGTTCCTCTTTAAATTGAGAGACAAAAACGGTAACTATGAACCTGACTATGCCAATCGTCTCTGGGTGGCCCAAGACGGCGAAGCAATCTGGGTACACAGTCAGGCATCAGCAATCAGCACGGTGCCGCCTGTACAGAAACCCCTCATCGTCCATACCCGCCAATTCAATATCGCTGCTCCGCTGTACCTCCATATCTGGCAGGAGGATTCCGATTTTGTCACCACCATTGAGGAAAGCACAGTCGAAGCGGACGGATGGGTCCGCTTCGAGTACCTTGTCTACACCGGACGCGAGTACCGTTTCATGCTCTACAACCCGGCTCTGCCCAATGTCTGGGAGAGCGAAGAGGCGATACGTAAGGTCTTCCTGACAGAGGACGGGGTAGCCTGGGCTATTCATAGTGACGGCAGCAAGAGCAAGCTGGGCAAGGAAGTCTGGACCCTGGAGGGTGATCACGAGCTGTTTGGCAGCCTCCCGGCCCGTGACAAAGAGGTCTGCCTTGCAATCGCGGCCAAGGCCCCTGGCTCTCCCCAGGAGGAGCCTTTGACGCTGGATGTCTGGATCAACAGAGCGCGATCGCTGCTCCATACCGGCCTTCAGGCTGATGCGGACGGCTGCTTTCGCTTCCGAACATATCCCGAGGTGGTGACCTCGTTCCGCTTTTATGGTCAAGGGAAGGCTGAGCCCGTAGAGCGTCATTTCATTAAGGCGGAGAACGACGCAGATCTCGTCCAAGATTCCATCCACCGCTATGTAGTCCTGGGCCGGGCCGATGTCCTGACCGAGCAGCCTTTGGTCGACCTTTTCAGCGACCCGCCTTTCCCTATCCAGCGACCGGGTGCCTGGGTTGCTGACAATCAGGTGCGCTTTGCCGTTCATTGCCCGACCGCTGCTAGCGTCGAGGTGATAGGCCAATGGACCAACTGGAAGGAAAGCCCCCTTCCCATGCGTTCAACCCGTGACGGAGCCTATTGGTGGGCCGAGATATCGCTGGAAGATCTCACTGAAGCAGGCACCAAGCCTCTTCATGGTATGCTCTATAAATTCCGGCTCAATCAAACACGCAATGTGCAGGATCCGGCAGCGGACTGGGTGGAGAACTCGAATTTAGAGAGTGCCTCAAAGCTGGTAGACCATCAGTATTTTTCCTGGACTGACAGCCACTGGCAGAGACCGGGCTGGGAGTACCTCAATCTCTACCAGATCCATCCCTCGTTATTCAGTAAACGGGACGGCCTTCAAGGGCTTGCTGCTGTGACCCATGAGCTGAGCGATCCAGACGGCTACCTCCGCAAGGTCAAGGCAACAGCCCTGTTGCTGATGCCCACCTGCGAATTTGCCGGGGATCATGGCTGGGGCTATAATCCTTCCTTCTTCTACTCGGTGGAATCCGCCTATGGCGGCCCGGACGCCCTTAAACGCCTTGTCGATACCTGTCATCAGCAGGGAAAGGCCGTGCTGATGGACCTTGTCTTTAATCACGCCGGTGCCTCGGACAATGTGCTCTGGAGCGTGGCCGGGCAGAGCTTCTTTGACGGGGATACTGCCTGGGGCGCGATGATCAACTTTGACCATCCCCAGGTGATTCATTTCTTTGCACGCAACTTAGTCCATTTTATGGAGGACTACAGGATCGACGGGTTCCGTTTTGACTTTACCCGGGTTATCCGGTTTGGCGACCGATGGGAAAACCACGTTCGACGCCCCGGCTCTGGTGGAGGCTGGGAATTTCTGCAACGACTGCGTCAAGCTGTTCAGGCCATTGATGCTCGATGCCTCCTGATGGCGGAGAACCTACCTAACGACTGGGAGCTCACTTATCCAGAAGGTCCTATGGATACCCAATGGTGCGATGACTTCCATGACCGTTTGGTCGATGCCTGCCGGGGCTGGGATGTTATGGGGAGATTGGCCGAAGCAATGAAGCTCACCCACACGGCCTGCACGCGCTGGCACGAGGCCACCATTTATGCTGAAAGTCATGATGAGGTGGGGAATGAGTCCAA includes:
- the rhuM gene encoding RhuM family protein; translated protein: MMRKDVVPDKSQLLIYQNPSGDIKIDVRLEEETVWLTQAHMAELFQVKPQNITMHLKNIYAEGELFEQATCKEFLQVQTEGSRRVERKRKFYNLDTIISVGYRVKSHLATQFRIWATQCLKEYLRNSG
- a CDS encoding response regulator; translated protein: MKMPESSIAPQEPSSMRLSRLNKKMLFNAFLLSFLLVGILPYSIIVWKLLRNVENQFTSSLNNEFSLLAKQITLQINQVNTLTWKASLDQLTAILTDNSDSMERDSLLDTLFHQSEDMLAVVLRRDGVPLHLLKNQEIARLSADDADGVGRMLTESCTPGRPGVTAVCVPVFIRYDLRTEVFLPMEFSVVDRTGHTVQVRCVFRISDALEKIGEEAGSGMENQFAEIYITDGQGRVLYANSKAPFKLGKKLPYPFVNDIKVSLRHRALARVSKLEPFDYAGTRFVGNYNVAESVDFAAVLVGRRDASYALVREARHGFLINIGLSLVLSIVFSVLFAWFFSRFIIRAENAWCEAKEAAEGASQAKAGFLAFMSHEIRTPMNGIIGMAEILLDTKLNKEQHNFASIIHSSGNSLIRLVNDILDFSKIEAGKMELDEHPFLLHSCVEKVLTLMSPKAGVKGIELIADIDPQLPCRIVGDSARIEQILLNLVGNSLKFTDKGEVEVAARVDESGTLLTWSVRDTGIGIAKENIKKLFRSFSQAESSTSRKYGGTGLGLSICTQLTELMGGHISVESKLGEGACFSFTIPLQIAEEQPATWMDLPNPEFSGQRILLLICNSALERTVDKPLLFLGLHTMSVPVEHFATADLSPHPDMLLLDDTALDRLDILGRKRLKQFINTLSRPPILLAYPIYAIEYELLMPNGTEPVILNKPLTMKGLVHSLTNKQVRGVTILPCQEEDAPDTVVASSKITGLHILVADDNRGNQMLIRTFLKKFDLVAQFADNGEEALQQIRATHYDLVFMDVSMPVMDGLEATRRIRSEIAADRQPWVVAITAAVSAEDRQSCHEAGMNDFLEKPFAMAAFQRVLETVRKKNTTGSMSYHNKKKTEVIKSDEPVEPVDQEKLRVLAADDNPGNQVLIRTFLKKFDLAVDIVNNGEEALEKMHEAAYDLIFMDVNMPIMDGLEATQRIRAEIAADRQPWIVALTANVAEEDRQRCLEAGMNDFLAKPFAMAAFQRVLDAVRESRSDMVKS
- a CDS encoding alpha-amylase family glycosyl hydrolase; the protein is MTKLHVLTQRSESKLWVWRDKATGSDSAPAYDAQDKGSDADGLRFFEASLDHQIHEPAHAQLYTLDQNQKWAWKDCHKDLPRIGEYRFPEDLWMSEGAARVVSENPFAGSGSKEITIHLVTAKKYREGQLYIWIPGKEGRAVRSTEEDEYGPVYTVKLTEEEQHMFLFKLRDKNGNYEPDYANRLWVAQDGEAIWVHSQASAISTVPPVQKPLIVHTRQFNIAAPLYLHIWQEDSDFVTTIEESTVEADGWVRFEYLVYTGREYRFMLYNPALPNVWESEEAIRKVFLTEDGVAWAIHSDGSKSKLGKEVWTLEGDHELFGSLPARDKEVCLAIAAKAPGSPQEEPLTLDVWINRARSLLHTGLQADADGCFRFRTYPEVVTSFRFYGQGKAEPVERHFIKAENDADLVQDSIHRYVVLGRADVLTEQPLVDLFSDPPFPIQRPGAWVADNQVRFAVHCPTAASVEVIGQWTNWKESPLPMRSTRDGAYWWAEISLEDLTEAGTKPLHGMLYKFRLNQTRNVQDPAADWVENSNLESASKLVDHQYFSWTDSHWQRPGWEYLNLYQIHPSLFSKRDGLQGLAAVTHELSDPDGYLRKVKATALLLMPTCEFAGDHGWGYNPSFFYSVESAYGGPDALKRLVDTCHQQGKAVLMDLVFNHAGASDNVLWSVAGQSFFDGDTAWGAMINFDHPQVIHFFARNLVHFMEDYRIDGFRFDFTRVIRFGDRWENHVRRPGSGGGWEFLQRLRQAVQAIDARCLLMAENLPNDWELTYPEGPMDTQWCDDFHDRLVDACRGWDVMGRLAEAMKLTHTACTRWHEATIYAESHDEVGNESNRISHVAGFGQGMRRSKVAAGATLLGRGIPLSFMGSETGEWRQFPKGDDSALDLDHYERDTSACRLRNWWNRLAEIRFGNPRLEGPAPLRVTFAQEGMLAFTRGEGNDLFVLLNFGHRADWHSLTELNLPDGEYKELVNSTWGPYQVEGEDEHGNGGWDAHLHRGSWLHIPDYGVVVLERR
- a CDS encoding FecR domain-containing protein, producing the protein MGHRFVLSIKMLSEKKNIPLPFVCVLFLCSVFLPDTAVLAAGSPDDVQITLKADESLRQVSERLLGDGDAWPVILRCNGIEHPDTASPGTSLRIPVGLYKKLDRHLERAASLISQANREGAALLAEKEIAQAIRLRDQAQHLKQEGHLQEAVEQASLAEAGALTALNKAKIAQTASVEAWLSAKSGTVQNRPPDASRWQEIELQQRLQERERVRTLADSRCRITFSDQSELSLDEHALVVIGSMEKNIIRSSYSNSVSMIEGDILVHLASLSQQKRFKVNLPDITTDVRSLNFLTSRDKENVTRISNYDGEIDIGSGGGQVTVKKNQGTKIVPGYQPTTPKALLPPPEILSPESEQRLYGTEILITWEPVAGAQHYQIEISSSSTFTEQIFSKKIKTQSFKWEAPAAGMYFFRIKTIDQDGCLGPYSEPLNFFVDPDKQPPFLVLHSPDKDITTAEKKIEVRGEVEKEALLRINGQEVRPDSTGHFRYTVPLKGKKTVIRAEATDHQASKNTTVEYTVSIRPDNKLIRLDSPEKIISKTEEVAISGRLLPGARLQINKKPVQASGDFTHLLHLSEGDHSIDVEAVGPDKQRETLHLQIIIDLHPPEIQVDDIVQATADGQLTLSGTVSEEGEEGNITLNDRVLRLSDRRFKEVVSLTEGSNELRLDVEDLAGNRSSWKETVLRDSQPPKILRKDVFPTKTKGGEVVRLTARINDSGAGTTRSGSFIIEVNGTLFKGTLKRTGEGKEDGSDFAGSVFVLSGVAGTVKVRKIRVQDILGNTAEYSAEGVSE